Proteins from one Sarcophilus harrisii chromosome 2, mSarHar1.11, whole genome shotgun sequence genomic window:
- the BNC1 gene encoding zinc finger protein basonuclin-1 isoform X3 has protein sequence MAEAIGCTLNCSCQGFKPGKIHHRQCEQCRHGWVAHALSKLRIPNVYPTSQVEIVQSNVVFDISSLMLYGTQAIPIRLKILLDRLFSVLKQEEVIQILHALDWTLQDYIRGYVLQDASGKVLDHWSIMTSEEELATLQQFLRFGETKSIVELMAIQEKEGQSIIIPSTTTNLDIRAFIESCNQRSPSLSVPVDKVNPGNLHHFENLINNMAFMLPFQFFSPVPPPLIGSPPERHVIEQGQDRNNDTKHDVQIPFSENGFLTPTSASFQVENEQCINCPDILPKSEDDAHFSDSGSHQVAKLEMTRLSPEPKGKTTERNGLGPKKGRVFCTACEKTFYDKGTLKIHYNAVHLKIKHKCTIEGCNMVFSSLRSRNRHSANPNPRLHMPMNRNNRDKDLRNSLNMAIPEDSKRTGFPVTSPDSRPIPSYLGSCTDSKVQSAFSSIGQNGVLFPNLKTVQPVLPFYRNPVTPAELANTPGTLPSLPLVSSSIPEQLASNELPFDALPKKKSRKSSMPIKIEKEAVEIANENNDTLSSDEEMPLQVVSDGELETCELRMEHEVIDQGEQPLPSANLWKSLSEGGRLPKPESVIETKHLKKLSEQDLNNSKKETDQSPGLAIVPREASFSDPKQHTNVLKPVIEPLPMYAKEQSRHQLPNSDCVELQHHLLTGGFLNALSNRGMALPCFEDPREIEQVSQHALGRQKEETRFHCDICKKTFKNTYSVKIHFKNVHAKEMHICTIEGCSATFPSRRSRDRHSSNLNLHQKVITKETLESTDNPLGTTYLLKDMAKEVYQDAAFKQHAPQTSVIFKGTNRTGSVVYPITKIRESCLESYGCGPTSEATVLDLSTTSSMKSESSTPSSWDSDGGSEEGNGALEDSDESCEGPSLLPGEDGYPICALMEKANHSFSNLPSGLPITCHLCQKIYSNKGTFRAHYKTVHLRQLHKCKVPGCNTMFSSVRSRNRHSQNPNLHKSLTTSPSNLQ, from the exons ATGGCTGAG GCTATTGGATGCACTCTGAACTGTAGTTGTCAAGGTTTCAAACCAGGAAAAATACACCACCGTCAGTGTGAACAGTGCAGACATGGATGGGTGGCACATg CACTAAGCAAATTGAGGATCCCAAATGTGTACCCAACTAGCCAAGTGGAGATAGTCCAGTCCAATGTGGTTTTTGATATCAGCAGTCTCATGCTCTACGGGACCCAAGCTATTCCCATTCGCCTTAAAATTCTTTTAGATCGGCTGTTCAGTGTATTGAAACAAGAGGAGGTAATCCAGATTCTTCATGCCTTGGACTGGACTCTTCAGGATTATATTCGTGGATATGTGCTCCAG GATGCATCAGGAAAGGTTTTGGATCACTGGAGTATTATGACCAGTGAAGAAGAATTGGCCACCCTGCAGCAATTTCTTCGTTTTGGAGAGACCAAGTCCATTGTAGAGCTCATGGCAATTCAGGAGAAAGAAGGACAATCCATTATCATCCCATCTACAACAACTAATTTGGATATTAGGGCCTTTATAGAAAGTTGCAATCAGAGGAGTCCTAGCCTTTCTGTTCCAGTGGACAAGGTGAATCCTGGCAACCTTCATCATTTTGAAAACCTTATAAATAACATGGCTTTCATGCTGCCTTTTCAGTTTTTCAGCCCAGTGCCTCCCCCATTGATAGGTTCACCACCCGAGAGACATGTGATCGAGCAAGGTCAAGACAGAAATAATGACACTAAACACGATGTTCAGATACCCTTTTCTGAAAATGGCTTCCTAACTCCTACTTCTGCTTCATTTCAAGTCGAAAATGAGCAGTGTATAAACTGTCCAGATATTCTACCCAAAAGTGAAGATGATGCTCATTTCAGTGATTCTGGTTCACACCAAGTAGCCAAGCTTGAAATGACTCGGCTGTCCCCAGAACCCAAAGGGAAAACTACTGAGAGAAATGGTCTTGGGCCCAAGAAAGGCCGGGTTTTCTGCACTGCATGTGAAAAGACCTTTTATGATAAAGGGACACTGAAAATCCACTACAATGCCGTCCACCTGAAGATCAAGCACAAATGCACAATCGAAGGATGCAATATGGTGTTCAGCTCCCTGAGGAGCCGGAACCGGCACAGTGCCAACCCAAACCCACGGCTTCACATGCCCATGAACAGGAACAACCGAGATAAAGATCTGAGGAACAGTTTGAACATGGCCATCCCTGAGGACAGCAAAAGAACAGGCTTTCCTGTGACATCCCCAGACAGCAGGCCCATCCCCAGCTATCTTGGATCATGCACCGACTCCAAAGTACAGTCGGCCTTTTCCAGCATTGGGCAAAATGGTGTGCTTTTTCCCAACTTAAAGACAGTTCAGCCAGTTCTTCCCTTCTACCGCAACCCAGTCACGCCTGCTGAGCTCGCCAACACCCCAGGAACACTCCCCTCCCTGCCTCTCGTGTCCTCCTCCATACCTGAGCAGCTGGCCTCCAATGAACTGCCCTTCGATGCTCTTCCCAAGAAAAAATCTCGGAAATCCAGCATGCCCATCAAAATCGAGAAGGAAGCGGTGGAAATCGCCAATGAGAACAATGACACCCTCAGTTCGGACGAAGAGATGCCCTTGCAGGTTGTCAGTGATGGAGAGCTAGAGACGTGCGAGCTCAGGATGGAGCACGAGGTCATTGACCAGGGGGAGCAGCCGCTGCCCTCCGCTAACTTATGGAAATCTCTCTCCGAGGGAGGGAGGCTTCCCAAGCCAGAGTCGGTGATTGAGACCAAGCACTTAAAAAAACTATCTGAGCAGGATTTGAACAACTCCAAGAAAGAGACCGATCAAAGCCCAGGGTTGGCCATCGTGCCTAGGGAAGCTTCCTTCAGCGATCCCAAACAACACACCAATGTCTTAAAACCAGTGATTGAGCCTCTGCCGATGTATGCAAAAGAACAGTCCCGACACCAGCTTCCCAATTCTGACTGTGTGGAACTGCAGCACCACTTACTGACTGGGGGGTTTTTGAATGCTTTGTCTAACAGGGGGATGGCACTGCCCTGTTTTGAGGATCCTAGAGAGATAGAGCAGGTCAGTCAGCATGCACTaggaagacagaaggaagaaactCGCTTTCATTGTGATATCTGTAAGAAGACCTTTAAAAACACTTACAGCGTGAAAATCCATTTCAAAAATGTGCATGCCAAAGAAATGCATATCTGTACAATTGAGGGCTGCAGTGCAACCTTTCCCTCCCGCAGAAGTCGAGACAG acACAGTTCCAACCTAAATCTTCATCAGAAAGTCATCACCAAAGAGACCTTGGAAAGCACCGATAATCCTTTGGGCACAACTTACCTTCTGAAAGATATGGCAAAGGAGGTTTATCAGGACGCAGCTTTCAAACAGCACGCCCCCCAGACTTCTGTCATCTTCAAAGGAACCAACCGGACCGGGAGCGTGGTCTACCCCATCACCAAAATCCGCGAGTCCTGCCTGGAGAGCTACGGCTGCGGCCCCACCAGCGAGGCGACCGTCCTCGACCTGAGCACTACCTCCAGCATGAAGTCCGAGAGCAGCACGCCTTCTTCCTGGGACTCCGACGGCGGGAGCGAGGAGGGCAATGGCGCTCTGGAAGACAGTGACGAGAGCTGTGAGGGACCGAGCCTGCTCCCCGGGGAAGACGGCTACCCCATTTGCGCCCTCATGGAAAAGGCCAATCACAGCTTTTCCAACCTCCCCTCTGGCTTGCCAATAACTTGCCACCTCTGCCAAAAGATATACAGCAATAAAGGAACCTTCAGGGCCCACTACAAAACTGTGCACCTCCGCCAGCTTCACAAGTGCAAAGTGCCCGGTTGCAACACGATGTTTTCATCAGTCCGCAGTCGAAATAGGCATAGCCAGAATCCCAACTTGCACAAAAGTTTGACCACGTCTCCAAGCAATCTCCAGTAA
- the BNC1 gene encoding zinc finger protein basonuclin-1 isoform X2, with amino-acid sequence MEWAIGCTLNCSCQGFKPGKIHHRQCEQCRHGWVAHALSKLRIPNVYPTSQVEIVQSNVVFDISSLMLYGTQAIPIRLKILLDRLFSVLKQEEVIQILHALDWTLQDYIRGYVLQDASGKVLDHWSIMTSEEELATLQQFLRFGETKSIVELMAIQEKEGQSIIIPSTTTNLDIRAFIESCNQRSPSLSVPVDKVNPGNLHHFENLINNMAFMLPFQFFSPVPPPLIGSPPERHVIEQGQDRNNDTKHDVQIPFSENGFLTPTSASFQVENEQCINCPDILPKSEDDAHFSDSGSHQVAKLEMTRLSPEPKGKTTERNGLGPKKGRVFCTACEKTFYDKGTLKIHYNAVHLKIKHKCTIEGCNMVFSSLRSRNRHSANPNPRLHMPMNRNNRDKDLRNSLNMAIPEDSKRTGFPVTSPDSRPIPSYLGSCTDSKVQSAFSSIGQNGVLFPNLKTVQPVLPFYRNPVTPAELANTPGTLPSLPLVSSSIPEQLASNELPFDALPKKKSRKSSMPIKIEKEAVEIANENNDTLSSDEEMPLQVVSDGELETCELRMEHEVIDQGEQPLPSANLWKSLSEGGRLPKPESVIETKHLKKLSEQDLNNSKKETDQSPGLAIVPREASFSDPKQHTNVLKPVIEPLPMYAKEQSRHQLPNSDCVELQHHLLTGGFLNALSNRGMALPCFEDPREIEQVSQHALGRQKEETRFHCDICKKTFKNTYSVKIHFKNVHAKEMHICTIEGCSATFPSRRSRDRHSSNLNLHQKVITKETLESTDNPLGTTYLLKDMAKEVYQDAAFKQHAPQTSVIFKGTNRTGSVVYPITKIRESCLESYGCGPTSEATVLDLSTTSSMKSESSTPSSWDSDGGSEEGNGALEDSDESCEGPSLLPGEDGYPICALMEKANHSFSNLPSGLPITCHLCQKIYSNKGTFRAHYKTVHLRQLHKCKVPGCNTMFSSVRSRNRHSQNPNLHKSLTTSPSNLQ; translated from the exons GCTATTGGATGCACTCTGAACTGTAGTTGTCAAGGTTTCAAACCAGGAAAAATACACCACCGTCAGTGTGAACAGTGCAGACATGGATGGGTGGCACATg CACTAAGCAAATTGAGGATCCCAAATGTGTACCCAACTAGCCAAGTGGAGATAGTCCAGTCCAATGTGGTTTTTGATATCAGCAGTCTCATGCTCTACGGGACCCAAGCTATTCCCATTCGCCTTAAAATTCTTTTAGATCGGCTGTTCAGTGTATTGAAACAAGAGGAGGTAATCCAGATTCTTCATGCCTTGGACTGGACTCTTCAGGATTATATTCGTGGATATGTGCTCCAG GATGCATCAGGAAAGGTTTTGGATCACTGGAGTATTATGACCAGTGAAGAAGAATTGGCCACCCTGCAGCAATTTCTTCGTTTTGGAGAGACCAAGTCCATTGTAGAGCTCATGGCAATTCAGGAGAAAGAAGGACAATCCATTATCATCCCATCTACAACAACTAATTTGGATATTAGGGCCTTTATAGAAAGTTGCAATCAGAGGAGTCCTAGCCTTTCTGTTCCAGTGGACAAGGTGAATCCTGGCAACCTTCATCATTTTGAAAACCTTATAAATAACATGGCTTTCATGCTGCCTTTTCAGTTTTTCAGCCCAGTGCCTCCCCCATTGATAGGTTCACCACCCGAGAGACATGTGATCGAGCAAGGTCAAGACAGAAATAATGACACTAAACACGATGTTCAGATACCCTTTTCTGAAAATGGCTTCCTAACTCCTACTTCTGCTTCATTTCAAGTCGAAAATGAGCAGTGTATAAACTGTCCAGATATTCTACCCAAAAGTGAAGATGATGCTCATTTCAGTGATTCTGGTTCACACCAAGTAGCCAAGCTTGAAATGACTCGGCTGTCCCCAGAACCCAAAGGGAAAACTACTGAGAGAAATGGTCTTGGGCCCAAGAAAGGCCGGGTTTTCTGCACTGCATGTGAAAAGACCTTTTATGATAAAGGGACACTGAAAATCCACTACAATGCCGTCCACCTGAAGATCAAGCACAAATGCACAATCGAAGGATGCAATATGGTGTTCAGCTCCCTGAGGAGCCGGAACCGGCACAGTGCCAACCCAAACCCACGGCTTCACATGCCCATGAACAGGAACAACCGAGATAAAGATCTGAGGAACAGTTTGAACATGGCCATCCCTGAGGACAGCAAAAGAACAGGCTTTCCTGTGACATCCCCAGACAGCAGGCCCATCCCCAGCTATCTTGGATCATGCACCGACTCCAAAGTACAGTCGGCCTTTTCCAGCATTGGGCAAAATGGTGTGCTTTTTCCCAACTTAAAGACAGTTCAGCCAGTTCTTCCCTTCTACCGCAACCCAGTCACGCCTGCTGAGCTCGCCAACACCCCAGGAACACTCCCCTCCCTGCCTCTCGTGTCCTCCTCCATACCTGAGCAGCTGGCCTCCAATGAACTGCCCTTCGATGCTCTTCCCAAGAAAAAATCTCGGAAATCCAGCATGCCCATCAAAATCGAGAAGGAAGCGGTGGAAATCGCCAATGAGAACAATGACACCCTCAGTTCGGACGAAGAGATGCCCTTGCAGGTTGTCAGTGATGGAGAGCTAGAGACGTGCGAGCTCAGGATGGAGCACGAGGTCATTGACCAGGGGGAGCAGCCGCTGCCCTCCGCTAACTTATGGAAATCTCTCTCCGAGGGAGGGAGGCTTCCCAAGCCAGAGTCGGTGATTGAGACCAAGCACTTAAAAAAACTATCTGAGCAGGATTTGAACAACTCCAAGAAAGAGACCGATCAAAGCCCAGGGTTGGCCATCGTGCCTAGGGAAGCTTCCTTCAGCGATCCCAAACAACACACCAATGTCTTAAAACCAGTGATTGAGCCTCTGCCGATGTATGCAAAAGAACAGTCCCGACACCAGCTTCCCAATTCTGACTGTGTGGAACTGCAGCACCACTTACTGACTGGGGGGTTTTTGAATGCTTTGTCTAACAGGGGGATGGCACTGCCCTGTTTTGAGGATCCTAGAGAGATAGAGCAGGTCAGTCAGCATGCACTaggaagacagaaggaagaaactCGCTTTCATTGTGATATCTGTAAGAAGACCTTTAAAAACACTTACAGCGTGAAAATCCATTTCAAAAATGTGCATGCCAAAGAAATGCATATCTGTACAATTGAGGGCTGCAGTGCAACCTTTCCCTCCCGCAGAAGTCGAGACAG acACAGTTCCAACCTAAATCTTCATCAGAAAGTCATCACCAAAGAGACCTTGGAAAGCACCGATAATCCTTTGGGCACAACTTACCTTCTGAAAGATATGGCAAAGGAGGTTTATCAGGACGCAGCTTTCAAACAGCACGCCCCCCAGACTTCTGTCATCTTCAAAGGAACCAACCGGACCGGGAGCGTGGTCTACCCCATCACCAAAATCCGCGAGTCCTGCCTGGAGAGCTACGGCTGCGGCCCCACCAGCGAGGCGACCGTCCTCGACCTGAGCACTACCTCCAGCATGAAGTCCGAGAGCAGCACGCCTTCTTCCTGGGACTCCGACGGCGGGAGCGAGGAGGGCAATGGCGCTCTGGAAGACAGTGACGAGAGCTGTGAGGGACCGAGCCTGCTCCCCGGGGAAGACGGCTACCCCATTTGCGCCCTCATGGAAAAGGCCAATCACAGCTTTTCCAACCTCCCCTCTGGCTTGCCAATAACTTGCCACCTCTGCCAAAAGATATACAGCAATAAAGGAACCTTCAGGGCCCACTACAAAACTGTGCACCTCCGCCAGCTTCACAAGTGCAAAGTGCCCGGTTGCAACACGATGTTTTCATCAGTCCGCAGTCGAAATAGGCATAGCCAGAATCCCAACTTGCACAAAAGTTTGACCACGTCTCCAAGCAATCTCCAGTAA
- the BNC1 gene encoding zinc finger protein basonuclin-1 isoform X1, with protein sequence MATGSSMLTFSIPKKAIGCTLNCSCQGFKPGKIHHRQCEQCRHGWVAHALSKLRIPNVYPTSQVEIVQSNVVFDISSLMLYGTQAIPIRLKILLDRLFSVLKQEEVIQILHALDWTLQDYIRGYVLQDASGKVLDHWSIMTSEEELATLQQFLRFGETKSIVELMAIQEKEGQSIIIPSTTTNLDIRAFIESCNQRSPSLSVPVDKVNPGNLHHFENLINNMAFMLPFQFFSPVPPPLIGSPPERHVIEQGQDRNNDTKHDVQIPFSENGFLTPTSASFQVENEQCINCPDILPKSEDDAHFSDSGSHQVAKLEMTRLSPEPKGKTTERNGLGPKKGRVFCTACEKTFYDKGTLKIHYNAVHLKIKHKCTIEGCNMVFSSLRSRNRHSANPNPRLHMPMNRNNRDKDLRNSLNMAIPEDSKRTGFPVTSPDSRPIPSYLGSCTDSKVQSAFSSIGQNGVLFPNLKTVQPVLPFYRNPVTPAELANTPGTLPSLPLVSSSIPEQLASNELPFDALPKKKSRKSSMPIKIEKEAVEIANENNDTLSSDEEMPLQVVSDGELETCELRMEHEVIDQGEQPLPSANLWKSLSEGGRLPKPESVIETKHLKKLSEQDLNNSKKETDQSPGLAIVPREASFSDPKQHTNVLKPVIEPLPMYAKEQSRHQLPNSDCVELQHHLLTGGFLNALSNRGMALPCFEDPREIEQVSQHALGRQKEETRFHCDICKKTFKNTYSVKIHFKNVHAKEMHICTIEGCSATFPSRRSRDRHSSNLNLHQKVITKETLESTDNPLGTTYLLKDMAKEVYQDAAFKQHAPQTSVIFKGTNRTGSVVYPITKIRESCLESYGCGPTSEATVLDLSTTSSMKSESSTPSSWDSDGGSEEGNGALEDSDESCEGPSLLPGEDGYPICALMEKANHSFSNLPSGLPITCHLCQKIYSNKGTFRAHYKTVHLRQLHKCKVPGCNTMFSSVRSRNRHSQNPNLHKSLTTSPSNLQ encoded by the exons GCTATTGGATGCACTCTGAACTGTAGTTGTCAAGGTTTCAAACCAGGAAAAATACACCACCGTCAGTGTGAACAGTGCAGACATGGATGGGTGGCACATg CACTAAGCAAATTGAGGATCCCAAATGTGTACCCAACTAGCCAAGTGGAGATAGTCCAGTCCAATGTGGTTTTTGATATCAGCAGTCTCATGCTCTACGGGACCCAAGCTATTCCCATTCGCCTTAAAATTCTTTTAGATCGGCTGTTCAGTGTATTGAAACAAGAGGAGGTAATCCAGATTCTTCATGCCTTGGACTGGACTCTTCAGGATTATATTCGTGGATATGTGCTCCAG GATGCATCAGGAAAGGTTTTGGATCACTGGAGTATTATGACCAGTGAAGAAGAATTGGCCACCCTGCAGCAATTTCTTCGTTTTGGAGAGACCAAGTCCATTGTAGAGCTCATGGCAATTCAGGAGAAAGAAGGACAATCCATTATCATCCCATCTACAACAACTAATTTGGATATTAGGGCCTTTATAGAAAGTTGCAATCAGAGGAGTCCTAGCCTTTCTGTTCCAGTGGACAAGGTGAATCCTGGCAACCTTCATCATTTTGAAAACCTTATAAATAACATGGCTTTCATGCTGCCTTTTCAGTTTTTCAGCCCAGTGCCTCCCCCATTGATAGGTTCACCACCCGAGAGACATGTGATCGAGCAAGGTCAAGACAGAAATAATGACACTAAACACGATGTTCAGATACCCTTTTCTGAAAATGGCTTCCTAACTCCTACTTCTGCTTCATTTCAAGTCGAAAATGAGCAGTGTATAAACTGTCCAGATATTCTACCCAAAAGTGAAGATGATGCTCATTTCAGTGATTCTGGTTCACACCAAGTAGCCAAGCTTGAAATGACTCGGCTGTCCCCAGAACCCAAAGGGAAAACTACTGAGAGAAATGGTCTTGGGCCCAAGAAAGGCCGGGTTTTCTGCACTGCATGTGAAAAGACCTTTTATGATAAAGGGACACTGAAAATCCACTACAATGCCGTCCACCTGAAGATCAAGCACAAATGCACAATCGAAGGATGCAATATGGTGTTCAGCTCCCTGAGGAGCCGGAACCGGCACAGTGCCAACCCAAACCCACGGCTTCACATGCCCATGAACAGGAACAACCGAGATAAAGATCTGAGGAACAGTTTGAACATGGCCATCCCTGAGGACAGCAAAAGAACAGGCTTTCCTGTGACATCCCCAGACAGCAGGCCCATCCCCAGCTATCTTGGATCATGCACCGACTCCAAAGTACAGTCGGCCTTTTCCAGCATTGGGCAAAATGGTGTGCTTTTTCCCAACTTAAAGACAGTTCAGCCAGTTCTTCCCTTCTACCGCAACCCAGTCACGCCTGCTGAGCTCGCCAACACCCCAGGAACACTCCCCTCCCTGCCTCTCGTGTCCTCCTCCATACCTGAGCAGCTGGCCTCCAATGAACTGCCCTTCGATGCTCTTCCCAAGAAAAAATCTCGGAAATCCAGCATGCCCATCAAAATCGAGAAGGAAGCGGTGGAAATCGCCAATGAGAACAATGACACCCTCAGTTCGGACGAAGAGATGCCCTTGCAGGTTGTCAGTGATGGAGAGCTAGAGACGTGCGAGCTCAGGATGGAGCACGAGGTCATTGACCAGGGGGAGCAGCCGCTGCCCTCCGCTAACTTATGGAAATCTCTCTCCGAGGGAGGGAGGCTTCCCAAGCCAGAGTCGGTGATTGAGACCAAGCACTTAAAAAAACTATCTGAGCAGGATTTGAACAACTCCAAGAAAGAGACCGATCAAAGCCCAGGGTTGGCCATCGTGCCTAGGGAAGCTTCCTTCAGCGATCCCAAACAACACACCAATGTCTTAAAACCAGTGATTGAGCCTCTGCCGATGTATGCAAAAGAACAGTCCCGACACCAGCTTCCCAATTCTGACTGTGTGGAACTGCAGCACCACTTACTGACTGGGGGGTTTTTGAATGCTTTGTCTAACAGGGGGATGGCACTGCCCTGTTTTGAGGATCCTAGAGAGATAGAGCAGGTCAGTCAGCATGCACTaggaagacagaaggaagaaactCGCTTTCATTGTGATATCTGTAAGAAGACCTTTAAAAACACTTACAGCGTGAAAATCCATTTCAAAAATGTGCATGCCAAAGAAATGCATATCTGTACAATTGAGGGCTGCAGTGCAACCTTTCCCTCCCGCAGAAGTCGAGACAG acACAGTTCCAACCTAAATCTTCATCAGAAAGTCATCACCAAAGAGACCTTGGAAAGCACCGATAATCCTTTGGGCACAACTTACCTTCTGAAAGATATGGCAAAGGAGGTTTATCAGGACGCAGCTTTCAAACAGCACGCCCCCCAGACTTCTGTCATCTTCAAAGGAACCAACCGGACCGGGAGCGTGGTCTACCCCATCACCAAAATCCGCGAGTCCTGCCTGGAGAGCTACGGCTGCGGCCCCACCAGCGAGGCGACCGTCCTCGACCTGAGCACTACCTCCAGCATGAAGTCCGAGAGCAGCACGCCTTCTTCCTGGGACTCCGACGGCGGGAGCGAGGAGGGCAATGGCGCTCTGGAAGACAGTGACGAGAGCTGTGAGGGACCGAGCCTGCTCCCCGGGGAAGACGGCTACCCCATTTGCGCCCTCATGGAAAAGGCCAATCACAGCTTTTCCAACCTCCCCTCTGGCTTGCCAATAACTTGCCACCTCTGCCAAAAGATATACAGCAATAAAGGAACCTTCAGGGCCCACTACAAAACTGTGCACCTCCGCCAGCTTCACAAGTGCAAAGTGCCCGGTTGCAACACGATGTTTTCATCAGTCCGCAGTCGAAATAGGCATAGCCAGAATCCCAACTTGCACAAAAGTTTGACCACGTCTCCAAGCAATCTCCAGTAA